In Paenibacillus protaetiae, the genomic stretch ATTGTTCAATTATTACAAGACCTTCACTTAATTTGGTAGGCATCAGCTATTGCGGTCCCTATTCCACGCTGCCGGATGAGGCGATTCGCCTGCAAACCGAAATGCTGGCAAAAAAATATTTGCTGGGTGACCATATTCGATCGACTGTCTTGTACAGCCCGTATTTTGGCAATGAAGTATTCGCCGCCTACTGGGCCTGCTACGAAGTACAGCATATGAGTGAAGTACCGGAAGGAATGGTACAGTTCACGATCCCGGAGCATCGATACGCAACGGTTGATTGCTCGAATAAACGGATTGGCGAAGGTTATGAGCAGCTGTTTGCATGGATGCAGGAAAATGAGCTGGAGAAAAACGAACATGCCGTAGCGCTCGAAATTTTTTATGTGGATGAACCTCATTTGGAAGAAATTCCGGTTGAGCTGCTCATTCCGATCAAATAAATGAGATATGACAAAAAGGACTTTGAAAGTCCTCTTTTTTTTCGCTGAATAGACGAACAGGTGGAAGGATCTGAAAGAGATAAAGCCAATCTATATGGTTGACAGTTTCACGTCAGAGCCGTTCCGCGGCAATCCCGCGGCCGTATGTTTGCTGGATAAAGCAGAGGACGGGCAATGGATGCAGCAGGTTGCGGCGGAAATGAACGTGTCGGAAACGGCGTTTGTATATCCGGAAGCGGGATTATGGCGGCTGAGATGGTTTACGCCAGTTGTCGAGGAGCGGCTTTGCGGCCATGCGACATTGGCAGCCGCTCATATTTTATGGCAGTCGGGACGGCTGCAGCCGGGCGAGACGGCCCGTTTTATGACGCTGAGCGGGCAGCTGACCGCTCAGCAGAATGGAGCCGGCGGCATTACGCTCGATTTTCCGTCAGAGCCGGTACAGCCCGTGGAGACTGAACAGGCGCTAATCGAAGCATTAGGTCTTATTCCGCGATATACCGGGCGGAACCGGCTTGATTTGCTTGTGGAAGTCGACAGCGAGCAGACTGTGCGCCAGCTGCGCCCGGACATGGCGCTGCTGGCCAAGTTGGACTGCCGCGGCGTTATTGTAACAAGCCGGGCAGCCGGCAGCGGCTATGATTTTGTTTCTCGTTTTTTTGCGCCAATGGACGGTATTTCGGAAGATCCGGTTACCGGCTCGGCCCATTGCGCGTTAGCTCCATATTGGGGCAAACGGCTTCGGCGCGATTCGCTGGTCGGGTATCAAGCTTCGGCGAGGGGCGGGTACGTGGCGGTGCAGCTTGCAGGGGACCGCGTCCGGCTGACCGGGGAAGCGGTAACCGTTATGAAAGGATCATTGGAGGTATAATCAAGATGAATGCGTTTAAACTGCCCCGCGAGCAAAAGGAGCAGCTGATCAGCAGCTTGCAGCGTTTTTTTGAAATGGAGCGTTCCGAAAGCATCGGCTCCGTAGCTGCCGAACAGCTGCTGGATCATATGCTGCAGGAGCTTGGCCCTTTTATTTATAATCAAGCTATAACGGATGCCAGACAAACGGTGATGGAACGTATGCAGGCGATGGAAGATGAACTGTATGCGCTGGAGAAAAGCTCTTCCGGGAGCAAACGTAAATAATAATCGAGATGAAAATGAAAAGGTGGCTGCATTAGCGAAGGGAGCTGGGAAGACAGTGACTCATATCACGCTTGTCCGCCATGGCATAACCGCTTGGAATAAAGAAGGCCGGGCGCAAGGGCATACGAACAATCCGCTGGATGAAGAAGGTTTCCGGCAGGCGGAAGCAGTTGCTGCAAGGCTTGGCGCCGAGCATTGGGATGCCGTCTACTCCAGCGATCTGCTGCGCGCCCGGCAGACTGCGGAAACGATTGCGGCGCGAGCGGGGAATCCGCCCTTATATTTGGATCAGCGGCTGCGCGAAATGGGCGGCGGGCTCATTGAGGGCACGACGATGGCGGAGCGGATCGAACGATTTGGCCACGACTGGCGGGAGAAGAAGCTGGGGATCGAGACCAAAACGTCAGGAATGGATCGCGGCGGAGAAGTGCTGGAAGAGATTGCGGCCAAACATCCGGACGGCCGCATCCTTGTTGTCAGCCATGGCGCCATTATCCGTCACGCGCTGATGAAGCTGCTCCCGGATTTGAATGTGGATGAGCTGCTTGGCAATACTGCCGTTACACGCATACGTAAAACAGCGGAAGGCTGGCAGTGCGATTTGTACAACTGCACGGATCATTTGAACGAACGATAAAATAACTGCGTCGAAGACAGTACATAAGCTTGGCAACAAGCAGAAGCGGAAGGAGGCGCTTTTTGTGCAAAAAATAGCGATTATTTCGGATATTCACGGGAATGTGCCTGCGCTGGAAGCCGTTCTTCGCGATGTCGACCTGCGCCGGGTTGACCGGCTGATTTGTCTTGGAGATTTGATTGGCAAAGGTCCGGGTTCAGATGTGTGCGTGGATCTTGTCCGGAGCCATTGCGATACGGTTGTTATGGGCAACTGGGACGATTTCATAGCGACGCCAAGCGATATTGACGTTGCAGTCTGGCACCGTTCTTTGCTTGGCGAAGAGCGTCTCGCTTATTTGGCTTCCCTCCCTTTCTCGGCCGAATTTGTATTAAGCGGCAAATATGTAAGGCTGTTTCACGCTTCTCCGCGCAGCCTGTATGAGCGGATCCAGCCATGGGATGAGGCGGCTAAACGGCTGTCGCTGTTTGAAGCATCCGAGCGGTGCCAGGAGTGGTGTGCGGCTGATGTCGCCGGTTACGGAGACATTCATAATGCCTATATGCAATACATGGAAGGCAAGCTGCTGTTTAATGCCGGAAGTGTCGGCAATCCGCTGGATGTTCCTAAAGCTTCTTATGTCATCCTGGAAGGCCAATACGGAAGCGGGCAGGATGCGCCTATTGATCTCCAGTTTGTACGTGTTGCTTATAATATTGAAGAGGCGGTGTCGCAGGCGGAAGCATCCGGAATGCCTCATTTGGAGCCGTATGTAAGAGAGCTTCGCACAGCCCGTTATGCCCGAAGCTGAACGGATGGCTGCAGCGCAGCCCTTAACCTGCTCTTCATCAAATCGAAATGAATGAAACACAAAAGCCGGCCCAACAGGGCCGGCTTTGTGTTTGGATATAGAACAATCCTATTTGTTTATAGAAATGCTTTATGTTCGATTGTGCGAATGGTATGCGGGTGGTAAAGTGGGTTTAAGTTAATTCTGACAAAACCTATAGGAATAAATTAAAAAGGGAAAAAGGGTGTGGATACGATGAGTACAAAGAGACAAATCAAGCTGGGAGCTATTATTCATGGAGTCGGAAGCAGCACATCGCTGTGGCGCCATCCGGACATTCAGGCGGATGCCAGCATTAATATTGATTTCTATAAAAAACAAGCGCTGAAAGCGGAAGAAGGCAAGTTTGATCTTCTGTTTATCGCGGACGGCTTATATATCAATGAAAAATCGATTCCGCATTTTTTGAACCGGTTTGAGCCCATTACGATCCTCTCGGCTCTCGCTTCGATTACGACAAATATCGGCCTTGTCGGGACATTGTCCACTTCCTACAGCGAACCGTTTACGGTGGCCCGCCAGTTCGCTTCGATTGACCATATTAGCGGCGGCCGCGCCGGCTGGAACGTCGTAACGTCTCCGCTGGAAGGCTCGGCTCTTAATTTCAGCAAAAAAGAACATCCGACACATGATCAGCGCTACCGGATTGCAGAAGAGTATTTGGAAGTAGCCAAAGGGCTGTGGGATTCGTGGGAAGATGACGCATTTGTACGGAATAAGGAAACCGGCGTTTTCTTCGATCCAAGCAAAATGCACCGCTTAAACCATGAAGGCGAGTTTTTCTCGGTGCAAGGTCCGCTTAATATTGCGCGCTCAAAGCAAGGACACCCGGTCGTATTCCAAGCCGGTTCTTCGGACAGCGGCCGCAGGCTGGCTGCCAAAACGGCGGATGCGGTGTTCACCGGCCATGAAACGATTGAAGAAGCTAAAGCTTTTTACAGCGATGTTAAGAAACGGGCAGCTGAATTTGGCCGCTCCGCAGACGAAATTCTGATCTTCCCTGGAATTGGTCCGATTATCGGGCAAACCGCCGAAGAAGCGGAACGCAAATACCAGGAAGTTGCCGATCTGGTCAGCATCGAGGATGCCCTGCAATATTTGGGCCGTTACTTCGATCATTTGGATTTCTCCCAGTTCCCGCTGGATGAACCGTTCCCGGATTTGGGCGAAGCAGGTAAAAACAGCTTCCGCAGCACGACGGACCGGATTAAGCAAAAAGCGAAGGAAAAGGGGCTTACGCTGCGGCAGGTGGCACGTGAAGCCGCAACGCCGCGCAGCCGGTTTATCGGCACGCCTGAGCAAATTGCCGATCAAGTTCAACAATGGTTTGAAGAAGGGGCGGCGGACGGTTTTATTATAGGCGGCGGCGTTCCGAATGCGCTGGAAGATTTTGTGGAGCAAGTAGTTCCAATTTTGCAAGCACGCGGGTTGTACCGCACCGAATATGAATCAGATACGCTTCGCGGCAATTTGGGGCTGGCTGTTCCGGTGAACCGCTATACGAAGCAGCATGAGAACAGCCTGATTTAATGACTTGAATGGATAAGAACTTTGGAGATGGGGCGTGTATACAGATATGAAACCATTATCAGCGATATTCAAACATACGGCATGGATTACAGCACTAGTATTGGTATTAACGGCATGCTCCGGCAACAGCGGTTCCGGCGGGACTAACACCGGCAGCAAGCCGGATAGCGGACAAAGCCCGGCTGCTACGCAAGCAGCTGCGCAGGGCGGAGATTTAAGCTTTGCGCTCGCGACTTCCCCTGATACGCTTGATCCGGCGCGCAGCGGCCTTGCCGTTGCAATCCGGGTATACCGCGCATTGTTCGATAATCTGGTCGTCCAGCTGCCGGATAGCTCAATTAAACCATGGCTGGCAACGGAATGGACCATTTCGGATGACGGCTTGGATTATACGTTTAAGCTGCGTCAGGATGTCAAATTCCATGACGGGACGCCGTTTAATGCGGATGCAGTCAAATTCAGCTTCGAGCGTATTTTGGATCCTGCTACGAAGTCGGGCAACGCGCTGGCGCTGCTGACGCCGCTGGAATCGGTAGACGTCATTGACGATTATACGGTGAAGCTGCATTTGAGCAAACCTTCCCGCGCCTTTTTAACCAATTTGAGCTCGGCGTCGCTCAGCATCGTCTCGCCGGCTGCAGTCGCCAAATACGGCGATCAATTTGGCCAAAATCCGGTAGGGACCGGACCGTTTATTTTCGTCAAATGGGATCAGAACCAGCAAATCGTGCTGAAGCGTAACCCGGACTACAAGTGGGCGCCTGAAACGATCGAAAATAAAGGCGCTCCTTATCTGGATACCCTTACATTTAAAATTGTAACCGAAGAAGCTACGCGGATCGGCAGCGTACAAAGCGGCCAAGTGCTGGCGGCTGAAACCGTCCCGCCGCAAAATGTGCTGGCCCTCAAAAACGACAGCAAAACCCAGCTGATTCAAGTGAATACAAGCGGATTGCCTTATACGCTGTTTATTAATGAGAAAAAAGAGCCTTGGAACGATCTGAAGGCACGGCAGGCGCTTCAATACGGCATTGATGTCGCTACGATCGTCAAAACGCTGTATCTCGGCACTTATGATCAGGCCTGGTCGGCGCTGGCGCCTGGAATGACCGGCTATGACGCATCGCTTGAAAACGCGCTGAAGCCGGACCCTGCCAAAGCCGGCCAATTGCTTGACGAGCTGGGCTGGGTCAAAGGCGCGGACGGCATACGCGAAAAAGACGGCAAACAGCTGACGTTAAATTATGTTGACGGCAGCCCGAACCGGGAAAAACGGAACGATATCGCCGTCATGATCCAGCAGCAGCTGAAAGCGATCGGCATTAAAGTCAATGTGAACATTACAAAAGATACGACAACGGTTGTATATACAAACGGCGATTACGACATTTACGGCAACAGCCAGGTCAATGTGGATCCGAACGCGCTGTACCAGTT encodes the following:
- a CDS encoding metallophosphoesterase family protein — its product is MQKIAIISDIHGNVPALEAVLRDVDLRRVDRLICLGDLIGKGPGSDVCVDLVRSHCDTVVMGNWDDFIATPSDIDVAVWHRSLLGEERLAYLASLPFSAEFVLSGKYVRLFHASPRSLYERIQPWDEAAKRLSLFEASERCQEWCAADVAGYGDIHNAYMQYMEGKLLFNAGSVGNPLDVPKASYVILEGQYGSGQDAPIDLQFVRVAYNIEEAVSQAEASGMPHLEPYVRELRTARYARS
- a CDS encoding LLM class flavin-dependent oxidoreductase translates to MSTKRQIKLGAIIHGVGSSTSLWRHPDIQADASINIDFYKKQALKAEEGKFDLLFIADGLYINEKSIPHFLNRFEPITILSALASITTNIGLVGTLSTSYSEPFTVARQFASIDHISGGRAGWNVVTSPLEGSALNFSKKEHPTHDQRYRIAEEYLEVAKGLWDSWEDDAFVRNKETGVFFDPSKMHRLNHEGEFFSVQGPLNIARSKQGHPVVFQAGSSDSGRRLAAKTADAVFTGHETIEEAKAFYSDVKKRAAEFGRSADEILIFPGIGPIIGQTAEEAERKYQEVADLVSIEDALQYLGRYFDHLDFSQFPLDEPFPDLGEAGKNSFRSTTDRIKQKAKEKGLTLRQVAREAATPRSRFIGTPEQIADQVQQWFEEGAADGFIIGGGVPNALEDFVEQVVPILQARGLYRTEYESDTLRGNLGLAVPVNRYTKQHENSLI
- a CDS encoding PhzF family phenazine biosynthesis protein, whose protein sequence is MVDSFTSEPFRGNPAAVCLLDKAEDGQWMQQVAAEMNVSETAFVYPEAGLWRLRWFTPVVEERLCGHATLAAAHILWQSGRLQPGETARFMTLSGQLTAQQNGAGGITLDFPSEPVQPVETEQALIEALGLIPRYTGRNRLDLLVEVDSEQTVRQLRPDMALLAKLDCRGVIVTSRAAGSGYDFVSRFFAPMDGISEDPVTGSAHCALAPYWGKRLRRDSLVGYQASARGGYVAVQLAGDRVRLTGEAVTVMKGSLEV
- a CDS encoding DUF2164 domain-containing protein, with product MNAFKLPREQKEQLISSLQRFFEMERSESIGSVAAEQLLDHMLQELGPFIYNQAITDARQTVMERMQAMEDELYALEKSSSGSKRK
- a CDS encoding ABC transporter substrate-binding protein; translation: MKPLSAIFKHTAWITALVLVLTACSGNSGSGGTNTGSKPDSGQSPAATQAAAQGGDLSFALATSPDTLDPARSGLAVAIRVYRALFDNLVVQLPDSSIKPWLATEWTISDDGLDYTFKLRQDVKFHDGTPFNADAVKFSFERILDPATKSGNALALLTPLESVDVIDDYTVKLHLSKPSRAFLTNLSSASLSIVSPAAVAKYGDQFGQNPVGTGPFIFVKWDQNQQIVLKRNPDYKWAPETIENKGAPYLDTLTFKIVTEEATRIGSVQSGQVLAAETVPPQNVLALKNDSKTQLIQVNTSGLPYTLFINEKKEPWNDLKARQALQYGIDVATIVKTLYLGTYDQAWSALAPGMTGYDASLENALKPDPAKAGQLLDELGWVKGADGIREKDGKQLTLNYVDGSPNREKRNDIAVMIQQQLKAIGIKVNVNITKDTTTVVYTNGDYDIYGNSQVNVDPNALYQFYHTPAQGARPTIANYSNPETDALLEQAAVEKDDAKRADLYKQIQQKISADAVIIPIYVFPYTVAAAKSVQGLKFDLTGYPWFNDTSIQK
- a CDS encoding histidine phosphatase family protein codes for the protein MTHITLVRHGITAWNKEGRAQGHTNNPLDEEGFRQAEAVAARLGAEHWDAVYSSDLLRARQTAETIAARAGNPPLYLDQRLREMGGGLIEGTTMAERIERFGHDWREKKLGIETKTSGMDRGGEVLEEIAAKHPDGRILVVSHGAIIRHALMKLLPDLNVDELLGNTAVTRIRKTAEGWQCDLYNCTDHLNER
- a CDS encoding GyrI-like domain-containing protein; protein product: MDNCSIITRPSLNLVGISYCGPYSTLPDEAIRLQTEMLAKKYLLGDHIRSTVLYSPYFGNEVFAAYWACYEVQHMSEVPEGMVQFTIPEHRYATVDCSNKRIGEGYEQLFAWMQENELEKNEHAVALEIFYVDEPHLEEIPVELLIPIK